In a genomic window of Anaeromicrobium sediminis:
- the pdxT gene encoding pyridoxal 5'-phosphate synthase glutaminase subunit PdxT, giving the protein MKKKKWLIEDTKMKNIGVLALQGAFKEHIKIIKSLGHNGIEIRKVQQLDDLDGIILPGGESTVMGKLLDDYQIKEVLVDKIKKGLPVWGTCAGMILLANELDGHEDAHLKVMDIKVKRNAYGSQLESFVIKEVIKGVSEKEIPMVFIRAPYIVHIGENVELLHMVDGNMVAAREGNMLATSFHPELTDDTNFHKYFINMIDEYK; this is encoded by the coding sequence ATGAAGAAGAAAAAATGGCTAATAGAGGATACTAAAATGAAAAATATTGGTGTTTTAGCACTTCAAGGTGCATTTAAAGAGCATATAAAGATAATTAAATCACTAGGTCACAATGGAATTGAGATAAGAAAAGTCCAACAACTAGACGATTTGGATGGAATTATTTTACCTGGTGGAGAAAGTACAGTAATGGGAAAATTACTTGATGATTATCAAATTAAAGAAGTATTAGTAGATAAAATCAAAAAGGGTTTACCTGTATGGGGAACATGCGCTGGAATGATTTTGCTTGCAAATGAACTGGATGGTCATGAAGATGCTCACTTAAAAGTTATGGACATTAAAGTGAAACGAAATGCATATGGTTCTCAACTAGAGAGCTTCGTCATCAAAGAAGTGATTAAAGGAGTATCGGAAAAGGAAATTCCTATGGTCTTTATTAGAGCTCCATACATTGTTCATATAGGTGAAAATGTTGAATTACTTCATATGGTTGATGGGAATATGGTAGCTGCACGTGAAGGTAATATGCTTGCAACTTCCTTTCATCCTGAACTTACAGATGATACTAATTTCCATAAATACTTTATTAATATGATAGATGAATATAAGTAA
- a CDS encoding SulP family inorganic anion transporter yields the protein MFKPKLFTCLKSYSKDQFYKDIIAGIIVAIIAIPLSVALGIASGVGPEQGLITATIGGFLVSLLGGSRVQVAGPTGAFVVIVYGIIEKYGIEGLAIATIMGGMILVLMGFAKLGSLIKFIPYPITTGFTSGIAVVIFSTQIKDFLGLNMEKVPSEFIEKWLAYIENFSSLNLWALLLGVLTICILIIVPKINKKIPGALVAIIITTLIANIFKLDVNTIGLQFGTIKSQGLHIRAMSVDFNTIQMLFMPAVAIALLGGVESLLSAVVADGMIGGNHRSNTELIGQGIANVFSGLFGGIPVTGAIARTSANVKLGGRTPVAGIVHALVVFIIMTFFMPLFSYVPMATLAGILIIVAYNMGEWHGFTNLHKYPKSDAFVFLTTFILTVIIDLIVAIEVGMVLASFLFMIRMARISNTSLIVHSESSWGDELRIPKDKIFQEHVMYYEIEGPFFFGAADKFIQAIKEIHSMPKVLMLSLKDVPTIDATGYYALEQFCNECLRSNTEPIFLSLNEELETRLNKYGFIEKVGEHRFYKNLNEAKKYLNQLEFNKN from the coding sequence ATGTTTAAACCAAAACTTTTTACGTGTTTAAAATCATATTCAAAAGATCAGTTTTATAAGGACATAATAGCAGGAATTATAGTGGCTATTATAGCCATACCCCTATCAGTAGCATTAGGTATAGCATCAGGTGTAGGACCAGAACAAGGTCTTATTACTGCCACCATAGGAGGCTTTTTAGTATCCCTATTAGGAGGAAGCCGTGTTCAGGTTGCAGGACCTACGGGAGCATTTGTAGTTATCGTTTATGGAATAATAGAGAAATATGGTATAGAAGGATTAGCTATAGCTACCATAATGGGAGGGATGATCCTTGTTTTAATGGGATTTGCTAAATTAGGAAGTCTAATAAAGTTTATTCCATATCCTATTACTACAGGTTTTACTAGTGGTATAGCCGTAGTAATATTCTCTACCCAGATAAAGGACTTTTTAGGATTAAATATGGAAAAAGTTCCATCTGAGTTTATTGAAAAATGGTTAGCGTATATAGAAAACTTTTCTTCTCTAAACCTGTGGGCTCTATTACTTGGAGTTTTAACCATATGCATATTGATTATAGTTCCTAAGATAAATAAAAAAATACCAGGTGCACTAGTTGCAATTATAATAACTACTCTTATAGCCAATATATTTAAATTAGATGTGAATACTATAGGATTACAATTTGGAACTATCAAGTCTCAAGGGTTACATATAAGAGCCATGTCGGTAGACTTTAATACTATACAAATGTTATTTATGCCAGCTGTAGCTATTGCCCTATTAGGAGGAGTAGAATCTCTATTATCAGCAGTTGTAGCAGATGGTATGATAGGTGGGAATCATAGGTCTAATACAGAATTAATAGGCCAAGGAATTGCAAATGTATTTTCAGGTTTATTTGGAGGTATTCCAGTAACAGGTGCCATAGCAAGGACTTCTGCTAATGTTAAACTAGGGGGGCGTACACCTGTGGCTGGTATAGTTCATGCCCTAGTGGTATTTATAATTATGACTTTTTTTATGCCTCTATTTAGTTATGTACCTATGGCCACGTTAGCTGGAATTTTAATAATTGTAGCTTACAATATGGGAGAGTGGCATGGATTTACTAATTTACATAAGTATCCTAAAAGTGATGCATTTGTGTTTTTAACAACTTTCATATTAACAGTAATTATAGATTTAATAGTGGCAATAGAGGTGGGAATGGTATTGGCTTCGTTCCTATTTATGATAAGAATGGCTAGAATATCAAATACATCTTTAATTGTTCATTCAGAAAGTAGTTGGGGAGATGAGTTACGTATACCTAAGGATAAAATCTTTCAAGAACATGTAATGTATTATGAAATAGAAGGGCCCTTTTTCTTTGGAGCTGCGGATAAATTCATACAGGCCATAAAGGAGATACATTCCATGCCTAAAGTATTGATGTTAAGTTTAAAGGACGTACCAACTATAGATGCCACAGGATATTATGCATTAGAACAATTTTGTAATGAGTGTTTAAGAAGCAATACAGAACCTATATTTTTGAGTCTAAATGAAGAGCTAGAGACCAGATTAAATAAATATGGATTTATAGAGAAGGTAGGAGAGCATCGTTTCTATAAGAACTTAAATGAAGCAAAAAAGTATTTAAATCAATTAGAATTTAATAAAAATTAA
- a CDS encoding HD domain-containing protein has translation MNELQNIYKDFEKHLMEDEKPSDYFNRIFEEEPALSKYPFTMLSDLKKIEQSPKHHPEGNVWNHTMLVVDNAAIRKDNSTNPKAFMWAALLHDLGKVPATKIRKGRITAYDHDKFGKRLSQDFLKELGADEDIINMVSKMVRWHMQILFVVKSLPFANIKRMVAETNPDDMALLCLCDRLGRGQTSREAIAAEERNVEIFIQKCKDYLNGEKS, from the coding sequence ATGAATGAACTACAAAATATATATAAGGATTTTGAAAAACATTTAATGGAAGATGAAAAACCTTCTGATTATTTTAATAGGATATTTGAAGAAGAACCAGCATTAAGTAAATATCCATTTACCATGCTAAGTGACTTAAAAAAAATAGAACAGTCCCCTAAACATCATCCTGAAGGGAATGTTTGGAACCATACTATGCTTGTAGTAGATAATGCAGCTATTAGAAAGGATAACAGTACTAATCCAAAGGCTTTTATGTGGGCAGCATTACTACATGATCTTGGGAAGGTTCCTGCCACAAAAATTAGAAAAGGTAGGATTACGGCCTATGACCATGACAAATTTGGAAAAAGGCTATCACAAGATTTCTTAAAAGAGTTAGGTGCTGATGAAGATATTATTAACATGGTATCTAAAATGGTGAGATGGCATATGCAGATTCTTTTTGTTGTAAAAAGTCTACCCTTTGCTAATATAAAGAGAATGGTGGCCGAAACGAACCCAGATGATATGGCACTACTTTGTCTCTGTGACAGACTAGGAAGAGGTCAAACCTCAAGGGAAGCCATCGCTGCGGAAGAAAGAAATGTGGAAATATTTATTCAAAAATGTAAGGACTATCTAAACGGAGAGAAAAGTTAA
- a CDS encoding DUF1540 domain-containing protein — protein sequence MPNSSIGCSATECKHHAKTINQCTLDHIDIIKNKVPAT from the coding sequence ATGCCGAATAGTAGTATTGGATGCAGCGCAACAGAATGTAAACACCATGCTAAAACTATTAATCAATGTACACTTGATCATATTGACATTATTAAAAACAAAGTGCCTGCCACATGA
- a CDS encoding ABC transporter ATP-binding protein/permease translates to MREVAKNKTETDDIGKGDKMTILKINNVNKYYKISKKETFQVLKNVNLSFYKGEFVSIIGESGSGKSTLMNLIGGLDSDFHGDILFHGKSISKFKEKELDAYRKNNIGFIFQSFNLIPHLSVLDNITIAMTLSNASKEEQFSRAKELLEEVGLEDQIYKKPNQLSGGQKQRVAIARALANDPDIILADEPTGALDSKTSEQILELLQKIGKRGKLIIAVTHSSKVANFGTRIVSISDGEIIKDDIIKEKIDLKEERAHIKKGKQNLSFFSAIKLALNNMRLNTWRNILISFGASIGITSVIIMLALGSGVKSYIQGEIQGNVDPLMIEVTKPSKEEMRGPITAGNPFTTEDIKEIEGIENAREIEKSSTISMKTRIEYKDKSNDVLILETLTKSFDESSVTYGQMPKHDEIIISKNVAENLMEEGEPVKNLVGTTVKLLIVEQKDNKPVQIEEEFTISGIMETSGQGMMGNFTLTYLNYDDLNQLYRDNGVEFGPTTLYVYGTNEKYIAHIKEEIKELGYEGSREEAILEQLMVYLNIATAVLAGIAGISLIVSGIMILVVLYISVIERTKEIGVLKAIGARRKDIKRIFFSEAALVGVIAGLIGVICAIFIGNIGNGILNRQFGVKLIEVKIDYMILGLLVSTIVSVVAGLSPASKAAKLDPIQSLRHE, encoded by the coding sequence TTGAGAGAAGTTGCGAAAAATAAGACTGAAACAGATGATATAGGAAAAGGAGATAAGATGACAATTCTTAAAATAAACAATGTTAATAAATATTATAAAATAAGTAAAAAAGAAACATTTCAAGTGTTAAAAAATGTGAATTTGTCCTTCTATAAGGGTGAATTTGTATCAATAATAGGAGAATCAGGTAGTGGGAAATCTACACTAATGAACTTAATTGGAGGATTAGATTCAGATTTTCATGGAGATATTTTATTCCATGGTAAGTCAATTTCAAAATTTAAAGAAAAAGAATTAGATGCATATAGGAAAAATAATATAGGATTTATATTTCAAAGTTTCAATTTAATACCACATTTATCCGTATTAGACAATATAACTATTGCAATGACTTTATCTAATGCTTCAAAGGAAGAACAATTTAGTCGTGCTAAAGAATTATTAGAAGAAGTGGGATTAGAAGATCAAATTTATAAAAAACCTAATCAATTATCCGGTGGACAAAAGCAACGGGTGGCTATTGCCAGGGCATTGGCAAATGATCCAGATATAATATTGGCCGATGAACCAACGGGAGCCCTAGATTCTAAAACATCAGAGCAAATATTAGAATTATTACAAAAAATTGGGAAAAGGGGAAAATTAATTATTGCTGTTACTCACTCATCAAAAGTTGCAAATTTTGGTACTCGCATTGTATCTATTAGTGATGGTGAAATAATTAAGGACGATATTATAAAAGAAAAGATAGATCTAAAAGAAGAAAGAGCACATATTAAAAAAGGAAAACAAAATCTAAGCTTTTTCTCAGCAATTAAATTAGCTTTAAATAATATGAGGTTAAATACATGGCGAAATATTTTAATATCCTTTGGTGCATCTATTGGTATTACTAGTGTTATTATAATGTTAGCCCTAGGAAGTGGAGTAAAGTCATATATTCAGGGGGAAATCCAAGGGAACGTTGATCCTCTCATGATAGAAGTGACCAAACCAAGTAAAGAGGAAATGAGGGGGCCCATTACAGCGGGAAACCCATTCACTACAGAGGATATAAAAGAAATAGAAGGAATAGAAAATGCTAGGGAAATAGAAAAAAGTAGTACAATTTCCATGAAAACCAGGATAGAATACAAGGATAAAAGTAATGATGTATTAATACTTGAAACATTGACAAAATCCTTTGATGAATCAAGTGTTACATATGGACAAATGCCTAAACATGATGAAATTATAATTTCTAAGAATGTTGCCGAAAATTTAATGGAAGAAGGGGAACCTGTTAAAAATTTAGTTGGAACCACAGTAAAATTATTAATTGTGGAACAAAAGGATAATAAGCCGGTACAGATTGAGGAAGAATTTACTATTAGTGGCATAATGGAAACTAGTGGTCAAGGAATGATGGGTAATTTTACTTTAACCTATTTGAATTATGATGATTTAAACCAATTATATAGGGACAATGGAGTAGAGTTTGGACCAACAACCCTATATGTATATGGGACCAATGAAAAATATATTGCACATATAAAAGAAGAAATAAAGGAATTAGGTTATGAAGGTTCCAGGGAAGAGGCAATCTTAGAACAATTAATGGTGTATCTAAATATTGCTACAGCAGTATTGGCTGGTATAGCAGGCATTTCATTAATTGTATCAGGTATAATGATATTAGTAGTATTATATATTAGTGTCATTGAACGAACGAAAGAAATTGGAGTATTAAAAGCTATTGGTGCAAGAAGAAAGGATATTAAACGCATTTTCTTCTCAGAAGCTGCCTTGGTGGGAGTGATTGCTGGTTTAATTGGTGTTATTTGTGCTATTTTCATAGGAAACATTGGAAATGGAATTTTAAATAGGCAGTTTGGTGTAAAGTTAATAGAGGTTAAAATTGACTATATGATTTTGGGGTTATTAGTAAGTACTATTGTTAGTGTAGTAGCAGGTTTGAGTCCTGCAAGTAAAGCTGCAAAATTAGATCCAATACAGTCCTTGCGTCATGAGTAA
- a CDS encoding YmaF family protein, whose product MEKDKNTCDSFQEHVHEFLFSTMLAAPFDKTKLLHNHRVAGVTGSVIPTPGGGHVHQIFVNTDFFFNHFHEVTVTTGPAILIRDGDGNIIGHVHAIIGTTSCTFFHTHDFKGTTLIQNPLAPIGCIAFPPDSSDWLKFEED is encoded by the coding sequence GTGGAAAAGGATAAAAACACATGTGATAGCTTTCAAGAGCATGTTCATGAATTTCTATTTAGTACCATGCTGGCAGCTCCCTTTGATAAAACAAAATTGCTTCACAATCACCGAGTAGCTGGGGTAACTGGATCTGTAATACCAACTCCAGGTGGTGGACATGTGCACCAAATATTCGTCAACACAGACTTTTTCTTTAATCATTTCCATGAAGTTACTGTAACAACAGGACCTGCAATACTGATAAGAGATGGAGACGGAAATATAATTGGTCACGTTCATGCTATTATTGGTACTACTTCATGTACGTTCTTCCACACTCATGACTTTAAAGGAACCACATTAATTCAAAACCCACTAGCTCCTATTGGATGCATAGCCTTTCCTCCTGATTCCAGTGATTGGCTCAAATTTGAAGAAGACTAA